DNA from Mesorhizobium sp. B2-1-1:
GCAGTCGATGCCGCCCATGCCGACTGGTCCGGACGTGGGCTGAAAATCCTGCAGGCGCCAACCGACATGGATTTCGGCCGCACCTTCGTTGCGCTCGATCCCGACAACCATCGCCTGCGGGTCTACTGGCTGTCGGACGGGCAGCAGGCAGACGGGGAGCAGGAATGAGTGCGTCTTGGATTGCGGTGGCGTCGGCGCAGCACGTCCGGCGCGGCCGCGAGGGCGGCTTCATGCAGGTCAACCACGGCAAGGCGGCGCCGCTGCGGCGGGTCCAGCCCGGGGACGGCATTGTTTATTATTCGCCGACAACGATTTTGGGCGAGAAAGACGGGCTGCGGGCGTTCACGGCGATCGGCACGGTGCGGGAGGGAGAACCCTATCAAGGCGACATGGGCGGCGGCTTCACGCCCTTTCGCCGCGACGTCGACTGGGCGGCGGCCGGGGAAGCGCCGATCAAGCCATTGCTC
Protein-coding regions in this window:
- a CDS encoding EVE domain-containing protein is translated as MSASWIAVASAQHVRRGREGGFMQVNHGKAAPLRRVQPGDGIVYYSPTTILGEKDGLRAFTAIGTVREGEPYQGDMGGGFTPFRRDVDWAAAGEAPIKPLLDRLDFTAGKPNWGYQLRFGLFSISAADFAVIAEAMGANQPGQ